Proteins encoded together in one Rossellomorea sp. y25 window:
- a CDS encoding 1,4-dihydroxy-2-naphthoate polyprenyltransferase produces MEQQASNVLESDKGWKIWWQLTRPHTLTAAFVPVLLGTVLALQFTKISLSLFAAMLIACLLIQAATNMFNEYYDYKRGLDTEHSVGIGGAIVRNGVKPSTVINLAFSLYGIALLLGIYICLNSTWWLALIGIVCMAAGYFYTGGPMPIAYTPFGEIVAGFFMGLVIILISFYIQTGYINGDSILLSVPVSILVGAILLANNIRDLDGDKENGRKTIAILLGRKGAIILLGGMFVVSYGWIVGLVLAGVSSPWLFVAFLSIPKAFKATTGFIGKSQPIEMMPAMKATAQTNTIFGFLLSIGLLLAYML; encoded by the coding sequence ATGGAACAACAAGCATCCAACGTGTTGGAATCAGATAAAGGGTGGAAGATCTGGTGGCAGCTTACAAGGCCTCACACTCTTACAGCAGCATTTGTACCTGTCTTACTGGGGACTGTACTAGCTCTGCAATTTACCAAGATCAGTTTATCACTGTTTGCAGCCATGCTCATTGCCTGCTTGCTCATCCAGGCTGCTACCAATATGTTCAATGAGTATTATGACTATAAAAGAGGTTTGGATACAGAGCATTCGGTCGGTATCGGTGGAGCAATCGTCCGGAACGGAGTTAAACCATCCACGGTCATAAACCTCGCCTTTTCACTGTACGGAATCGCCCTTTTATTAGGAATTTATATTTGTCTTAATAGCACATGGTGGCTGGCACTCATAGGTATAGTGTGCATGGCAGCGGGGTACTTTTATACTGGCGGACCTATGCCAATTGCTTACACGCCTTTTGGAGAAATCGTAGCCGGTTTCTTTATGGGACTTGTGATCATACTCATATCGTTCTACATTCAAACTGGATATATCAATGGTGACAGCATCCTATTGTCTGTTCCCGTATCCATTTTAGTCGGCGCCATTCTATTAGCGAATAACATCCGCGACCTGGACGGTGATAAAGAAAACGGCCGTAAAACCATCGCGATTCTTTTAGGAAGAAAAGGAGCGATCATCCTTTTGGGCGGCATGTTTGTCGTATCCTATGGCTGGATTGTCGGACTGGTCCTTGCCGGCGTTTCATCACCTTGGCTATTCGTTGCCTTTCTAAGTATTCCGAAAGCATTCAAGGCAACGACAGGATTCATCGGCAAATCACAGCCGATCGAAATGATGCCCGCCATGAAAGCCACCGCACAAACGAACACCATCTTTGGATTCCTATTATCCATTGGACTATTACTTGCATATATGCTTTAA
- the menD gene encoding 2-succinyl-5-enolpyruvyl-6-hydroxy-3-cyclohexene-1-carboxylic-acid synthase produces the protein MIDEHQQHLTHYLAAFIEELVGNGVDEVVISPGSRSTPLALLFAHHPEVKTYINVDERSAAFFALGVAKAKKKPVAILCTSGTAAANYYPAIIEARYAKVPLIVLTADRPHELREVGAPQAIDQLDLYGKHVKWTVDMALPENSPSMLEYARSSASRGIGLSLAEPRGPVHFNFPFREPLIPDLKGVSYSTGSQMKRVLHGERSLSHSISQELQGILRNKERGLIVCGPGLNSDSIDSIVAFSEKLGFPIAADPLSQMRSGSHSKAHIIDTYDTFLKIDEVKKSLHPEIVIRFGAMPVSKPLMLFLKGLSEMPYWIVSPGEEWQDPIAKGTEYIYCDESQFCQSMINEESRVFSKKWINHWKNVNHSTKELLLKGHLSWDEGMAVSELIQHLPEKSNVFVSNSMPIRDIDTFFFSNDRSIGIYANRGANGIDGVVSTALGMSTSSESMYLLIGDLAFFHDLNGLLVGKKYKLNLTVVVLNNNGGGIFSYLPQAGEGEYFEELFGTPMDLDFSHAAKLYEAGYFRVESEEEFAFAVEEAKHKNGLKIIEVMTNREENVANHRNLWNFVSREMVKKCKGENH, from the coding sequence ATGATTGATGAACATCAGCAGCATTTAACACATTATTTAGCGGCATTTATTGAAGAATTAGTTGGAAATGGAGTAGACGAAGTAGTCATTAGCCCTGGCTCTCGATCTACTCCTTTGGCGTTATTATTCGCCCATCATCCAGAGGTAAAGACGTACATTAACGTAGATGAACGTTCTGCTGCGTTCTTTGCTTTAGGGGTTGCGAAGGCAAAGAAAAAGCCGGTAGCCATCCTCTGTACATCCGGAACGGCAGCAGCCAATTATTATCCAGCGATTATTGAAGCCCGCTACGCGAAAGTGCCGTTGATCGTGCTGACGGCTGATCGTCCCCATGAGCTGCGGGAGGTAGGTGCCCCGCAAGCGATTGATCAGCTGGATCTATATGGGAAACACGTAAAATGGACAGTGGATATGGCATTGCCGGAGAATAGTCCGTCCATGCTTGAATATGCAAGATCGTCAGCATCCAGAGGAATAGGACTTTCACTAGCAGAACCGAGAGGACCCGTTCACTTTAATTTTCCATTTAGAGAACCGTTAATTCCTGATTTAAAGGGCGTATCTTATTCAACAGGTTCACAGATGAAAAGGGTCCTCCACGGAGAAAGGAGCCTTTCCCACTCAATCTCTCAAGAGCTTCAAGGGATACTCAGAAATAAAGAGAGAGGTCTGATTGTATGCGGACCGGGCCTGAATAGTGATTCGATTGATTCCATCGTTGCCTTTAGTGAGAAACTCGGTTTTCCCATCGCAGCGGACCCCCTCTCCCAGATGAGAAGCGGTTCTCATTCGAAGGCACATATTATCGATACCTATGATACGTTCCTGAAGATTGATGAAGTGAAGAAGAGCCTGCACCCTGAAATCGTGATCCGTTTCGGTGCCATGCCTGTTTCAAAGCCTCTCATGTTGTTTTTGAAAGGTCTTTCTGAAATGCCATACTGGATCGTGAGTCCGGGGGAAGAATGGCAGGATCCCATTGCAAAAGGGACGGAATATATCTATTGTGATGAGAGCCAATTCTGTCAAAGCATGATCAATGAAGAAAGCCGTGTTTTTTCTAAAAAGTGGATCAATCACTGGAAGAATGTAAACCATTCTACAAAGGAACTCCTTCTAAAAGGTCATTTGTCATGGGATGAAGGAATGGCAGTAAGTGAACTTATTCAACACCTGCCTGAAAAATCAAATGTATTTGTAAGCAACAGCATGCCGATACGGGACATCGATACATTTTTCTTTAGTAATGATCGGTCAATCGGTATCTATGCCAATCGGGGAGCGAATGGAATTGACGGCGTGGTATCGACAGCACTTGGGATGAGCACAAGCTCAGAATCCATGTATCTTTTGATAGGTGATCTTGCTTTCTTCCACGATTTAAACGGCCTCCTCGTCGGTAAGAAATACAAGCTTAATCTGACCGTTGTGGTCCTTAATAATAATGGTGGGGGAATCTTTTCTTATCTTCCGCAGGCGGGTGAAGGTGAATACTTTGAAGAGCTGTTCGGCACGCCAATGGATCTGGATTTTTCCCATGCGGCCAAGCTTTACGAAGCCGGTTATTTCCGAGTGGAATCAGAAGAAGAATTTGCTTTTGCTGTTGAGGAAGCAAAGCATAAAAACGGCTTGAAAATCATTGAAGTAATGACGAACCGTGAAGAAAATGTAGCAAATCATCGTAATTTGTGGAATTTTGTTTCCCGGGAAATGGTGAAGAAATGTAAGGGTGAAAATCATTGA
- a CDS encoding TraR/DksA C4-type zinc finger protein, with protein MKKLLTDSQKQTLKQELVQQEKQLQEHLHQDLDNLHHTNERDNSGELSLYDNHPADMGTELYEREKDFAIDDHAKLELNKIQRALQAISQGTYGQCKECGQDIPFERLEVIPTTLYCKDHSPEQSTPQDRPVEEDVLQPPVDNEFRHETDGNVRDDQDSFQEVGRFGTSETPSDFEGDYEDYSELYQDEDTSEGFTEDFESFVGTDMEGSNRKAYPSKTHEEYEDMLDENNMESTLGDIPYKDGDSYISDKKK; from the coding sequence GTGAAGAAATTGCTAACAGACAGCCAAAAACAGACATTAAAACAAGAATTGGTTCAGCAGGAAAAACAGTTGCAAGAACATCTTCATCAGGATTTAGATAATCTTCACCATACAAATGAACGGGATAACTCAGGTGAACTCTCCCTTTACGATAACCATCCTGCCGACATGGGAACAGAGTTATATGAACGAGAGAAGGATTTCGCCATAGATGATCACGCCAAGCTCGAACTAAATAAAATTCAACGCGCTTTGCAGGCGATAAGCCAAGGAACATACGGTCAATGCAAAGAGTGTGGCCAGGATATTCCTTTTGAGCGTTTGGAAGTCATTCCAACGACACTTTATTGTAAAGATCATTCACCGGAACAATCGACACCTCAGGATAGACCCGTAGAGGAAGATGTACTGCAGCCGCCTGTTGATAACGAATTCAGACATGAAACAGATGGTAATGTCCGTGATGATCAAGACAGCTTTCAGGAAGTAGGACGCTTCGGGACATCTGAAACACCTTCTGACTTCGAAGGTGATTATGAAGACTACTCGGAATTGTATCAGGATGAGGACACTTCCGAAGGATTCACCGAGGATTTCGAATCCTTTGTCGGAACCGATATGGAAGGTTCCAATCGTAAAGCATATCCTTCGAAAACCCATGAAGAATACGAGGATATGCTGGATGAAAATAATATGGAATCCACATTGGGTGACATTCCGTATAAAGATGGCGACAGTTATATTTCTGATAAGAAGAAATAA
- the glgA gene encoding glycogen synthase GlgA: MKVLFVVSECVPFIKSGGLADVAGALPKELRSLGTDVRVILPKYGGIPHEFRSKMKRKKEFFVSVGWRNQYCGIEEYSENGVTYYFVDNEYYFNRDRLYGYFDDGERFAYFTRAVLESIAVLDFYPDVIHCHDWHTGMVPFLLRTEYQERPGYSFIRSVFTIHNLQFQGIYPKQVMTDLLGIHDKYFHHEYLEFYGNINFMKGALISADFVTTVSPTYKEEILTPYYGEKLHTILGQRYNQLLGILNGIDDEVYNPDDGEFPYFSGNLHGKKKAKLHLQKSLGLEENEGIPLVSIISRLTNQKGLELVRGVFHEMLQEEVQFVLLGTGDWEFEQFFREMEWTYPDKVRVQIGFNEELAKQIYSASDIFLMPSKFEPCGLGQLIAMRYGALPLVRETGGLNDTVESYNEETKTGNGFSFKNFNAHDMLYTYRRALSYFYEDPETWNHIVRTAMNKDYSWAQSAFKYNQLYADLVSRSESHVF, from the coding sequence GTGAAAGTGTTATTTGTAGTATCTGAGTGTGTCCCTTTTATTAAATCTGGGGGCTTGGCGGATGTTGCCGGCGCTTTGCCTAAGGAATTAAGAAGTTTAGGGACGGATGTCAGGGTGATCCTGCCTAAATACGGTGGGATCCCTCATGAGTTTCGTTCAAAAATGAAAAGGAAGAAAGAGTTCTTCGTGTCAGTCGGCTGGCGGAATCAGTATTGTGGAATTGAAGAGTACAGTGAAAATGGAGTAACGTATTATTTCGTCGATAATGAATACTATTTTAATCGGGATCGTTTATACGGATATTTTGATGACGGGGAGCGATTTGCGTATTTTACCAGAGCGGTGCTGGAAAGTATTGCTGTTCTTGATTTTTATCCAGATGTGATTCATTGTCATGACTGGCACACGGGAATGGTTCCATTTTTATTAAGAACCGAATACCAGGAGAGACCGGGTTATTCGTTTATCCGCAGTGTGTTCACCATTCACAATCTTCAATTTCAGGGGATTTATCCTAAACAGGTGATGACTGACTTATTAGGCATTCACGATAAGTATTTTCATCACGAATACCTTGAGTTCTATGGAAATATCAATTTTATGAAGGGTGCTCTGATTTCTGCGGATTTTGTTACCACGGTGAGTCCTACATACAAAGAGGAAATTCTGACGCCTTATTACGGGGAAAAGCTTCATACTATTTTAGGGCAGCGATACAACCAGTTATTAGGTATTTTAAACGGTATTGATGATGAAGTGTACAATCCTGATGATGGAGAGTTTCCTTACTTTAGCGGCAATCTCCATGGAAAGAAGAAAGCGAAACTTCACCTGCAAAAAAGCTTGGGGTTAGAAGAGAATGAAGGAATCCCTCTTGTTTCCATCATTTCAAGATTAACGAATCAAAAAGGGCTGGAACTAGTAAGGGGAGTATTTCATGAAATGCTCCAGGAAGAAGTTCAATTTGTCCTCCTGGGAACAGGCGATTGGGAGTTTGAGCAGTTCTTCAGGGAGATGGAATGGACCTATCCGGATAAGGTCAGAGTGCAAATCGGATTTAATGAGGAACTGGCAAAACAGATCTATTCTGCCAGTGATATATTCCTGATGCCTTCTAAGTTCGAGCCGTGCGGACTGGGTCAATTGATTGCCATGAGATATGGAGCCCTGCCGCTTGTCCGGGAGACCGGTGGATTGAACGATACGGTGGAATCCTATAATGAAGAAACGAAGACAGGGAACGGTTTTTCGTTTAAGAACTTTAATGCCCACGATATGCTCTACACTTATCGAAGAGCTCTATCGTATTTCTACGAAGATCCGGAAACATGGAATCATATTGTACGAACTGCAATGAATAAGGATTATAGCTGGGCGCAATCGGCCTTTAAGTATAATCAACTATATGCTGACCTGGTATCAAGGAGTGAAAGCCATGTTTTCTGA
- the menH gene encoding 2-succinyl-6-hydroxy-2,4-cyclohexadiene-1-carboxylate synthase has product MQVNDIRYFVEVKGEGEPLVFLHGFTGDTTTWSKITDQLSSTYRCVSIDLIGHGRTEAPEDFSRYTMDRVSNDLDSILSALEIEQAVLIGYSMGGRTALHFAMSYPQKVKSLILESASPGLKTGEERVERRKKDHALAERIMREGMEDFVDFWEEIPLFASQKRLTDNERAEIRQQRLGQSPLGLSNSLKGMGTGAQDSWWDKLGELSIPVHLLVGELDQKFVHIAKEMKNLNPDFQIMTISNTGHAIHVEEPRKFGTIIEDLLLTT; this is encoded by the coding sequence CTGCAAGTGAATGATATTCGCTATTTTGTAGAAGTTAAAGGAGAAGGAGAGCCTTTGGTTTTTCTTCATGGCTTTACCGGGGATACGACGACATGGTCAAAAATCACCGATCAATTATCTTCCACCTATAGGTGTGTAAGCATTGATTTGATTGGTCATGGCCGCACAGAAGCACCTGAGGATTTCTCAAGGTATACAATGGATCGTGTATCCAATGATCTTGATTCCATTTTGTCTGCACTTGAAATAGAGCAGGCGGTCTTGATCGGCTATTCAATGGGAGGCCGGACAGCCCTTCACTTCGCCATGAGCTACCCTCAAAAGGTGAAGTCCCTGATTCTTGAGAGTGCCTCTCCCGGATTGAAAACGGGTGAAGAAAGAGTGGAACGGCGGAAAAAAGACCACGCATTAGCCGAAAGGATCATGAGAGAAGGAATGGAAGACTTTGTCGACTTTTGGGAAGAGATCCCGTTGTTTGCTTCTCAAAAAAGACTTACTGATAATGAGCGTGCCGAGATTCGGCAGCAGCGCCTGGGTCAGTCCCCATTAGGCTTATCCAATAGCTTAAAAGGAATGGGGACAGGGGCTCAAGACTCATGGTGGGACAAGCTGGGCGAGCTTTCTATACCAGTCCATTTACTTGTCGGAGAGCTGGATCAGAAGTTTGTTCATATCGCAAAAGAAATGAAAAACCTCAATCCGGACTTTCAAATCATGACAATTTCTAACACAGGTCATGCAATTCATGTGGAAGAACCGCGAAAGTTTGGTACAATAATAGAGGATCTACTGTTAACTACATAA
- a CDS encoding glycogen/starch/alpha-glucan phosphorylase codes for MFSDPIEFKEMFLKKLEMMYGKTFPESTSQDQFFTLGHLIREYISMNWIHTNEQYRFSKQKQVYYLSIEFLLGRLLRQNLMNLGIYDIVDKGLKDLGIDLAEMEEVEHDAGLGNGGLGRLAACFLDSLASLNLPGHGYGIRYKHGLFEQKIVNGFQMELPEQWLRHGHVWEVRKSDLTVEVPFWGKVESYTDNDVLKFRHVDAEVVAAVPYDMPVVGYETSTVNTLRLWSAEPAAYKAGKDMMKYKRDTEAITEFLYPDDTHEEGKILRLKQQYFLVSASIRSILDSYLYRNGDLKELHENISIHINDTHPVLAIPELMRVLLDEYSFEWEEAWEITTNTFAYTNHTTLSEALERWPIRIFQPLLPRIHMIVNEINERFCQELWKEYPGEWKRIEDMAIISHDEVKMAHLAIVGSFSVNGVAKIHTEILKLREMNLFYQYYPDKFNSKTNGITHRRWLLNSNPSLSNLISSSIGDGWIKDPGKLADLKEYHHDTAFLKDLYDVKQENKRKLADRIFESNGIVVDPTSIFDIQVKRLHAYKRQLMNVLHILHLYNRCVEDPSFDFHPRTFIFGAKASPGYYYAKKIIKLIHSVADLVNDHPLVKGRIKVVFLENYRVSLAEEIIPAADLSEQISTASKEASGTGNMKFMMNGALTLGTLDGANIEILEQVGKENIFIFGLTADEVMKYQHHGGYYAMEYFHYDTRIKKVLNQLIDDTLPDAGDHFETIYDSLLTENDQFFVLRDFDSYVRAHEQAGKAYENKEHWSRMCLQNIANSGYFSSDRTIEQYAKDIWGISQGSLIK; via the coding sequence ATGTTTTCTGATCCAATTGAATTTAAAGAAATGTTTCTGAAGAAGCTTGAAATGATGTATGGGAAGACGTTTCCTGAATCCACCAGTCAGGATCAGTTTTTCACATTAGGTCACCTTATACGGGAATACATCTCCATGAACTGGATTCATACGAATGAGCAGTACCGGTTCAGTAAACAAAAGCAGGTGTATTACTTATCGATTGAATTTCTTCTGGGGCGTTTGCTCCGCCAGAACCTGATGAATTTAGGAATCTACGATATTGTGGATAAGGGATTGAAGGACCTGGGAATAGACCTTGCTGAAATGGAAGAGGTGGAGCACGATGCAGGACTCGGAAACGGCGGTCTGGGTCGTTTGGCTGCATGTTTCCTCGACTCATTGGCTTCCCTTAATCTACCTGGACATGGCTATGGAATCCGTTACAAGCATGGTTTATTTGAACAAAAGATCGTCAATGGTTTTCAGATGGAGCTTCCGGAGCAGTGGCTGCGTCATGGACATGTATGGGAAGTTCGAAAGTCAGATCTTACCGTCGAAGTGCCTTTCTGGGGGAAGGTGGAATCTTATACGGATAATGATGTATTGAAGTTTCGTCATGTGGATGCAGAAGTAGTAGCGGCCGTTCCTTATGATATGCCTGTAGTAGGGTATGAAACGTCGACGGTTAATACCCTTCGATTATGGAGTGCTGAACCCGCTGCCTATAAAGCCGGGAAAGATATGATGAAATACAAGCGTGATACGGAAGCGATCACAGAATTCCTTTATCCTGACGATACCCATGAAGAAGGGAAAATCCTGCGATTGAAACAGCAGTATTTCCTTGTATCAGCAAGCATCCGTTCGATTCTTGATTCCTACCTTTATCGAAATGGGGACCTGAAGGAACTGCATGAGAATATATCGATCCATATCAATGATACTCATCCCGTTCTCGCGATTCCAGAACTGATGAGGGTCCTGCTTGACGAATATTCCTTCGAATGGGAGGAAGCGTGGGAAATCACGACGAATACATTTGCCTATACGAATCATACGACGCTTTCAGAAGCATTGGAGAGATGGCCGATCCGTATTTTCCAACCTCTGCTGCCCCGCATCCATATGATCGTGAATGAAATCAATGAGCGATTCTGTCAGGAATTGTGGAAGGAATATCCCGGTGAGTGGAAGCGGATAGAGGATATGGCGATCATCTCCCATGATGAAGTGAAAATGGCTCATCTGGCGATTGTAGGAAGCTTTAGTGTGAATGGCGTGGCAAAGATTCATACTGAAATCTTAAAGCTTAGAGAAATGAACTTATTCTATCAATATTATCCTGATAAATTTAATAGTAAGACAAATGGCATTACACATAGAAGATGGCTATTGAATAGCAACCCGTCTCTGTCGAATCTGATATCGTCTTCCATAGGAGATGGGTGGATTAAAGATCCAGGTAAGTTAGCGGACTTGAAAGAGTATCATCACGATACGGCGTTTCTTAAGGACCTGTATGATGTAAAACAGGAAAATAAACGGAAGCTTGCAGATCGAATTTTTGAAAGTAATGGAATCGTCGTGGATCCTACTTCGATTTTTGACATTCAAGTGAAGCGGCTCCATGCGTATAAACGCCAGCTGATGAATGTTTTACACATTCTTCATCTCTATAATCGCTGTGTGGAAGACCCAAGCTTTGATTTTCATCCGCGAACGTTCATTTTTGGTGCGAAAGCATCCCCGGGGTATTACTATGCGAAGAAAATCATAAAGTTGATTCATTCTGTAGCGGATCTGGTGAATGACCACCCGCTTGTAAAAGGGCGGATTAAAGTCGTATTCCTGGAAAATTACCGGGTTTCATTAGCTGAAGAAATCATTCCTGCAGCTGATCTGTCAGAACAGATTTCTACAGCCAGCAAGGAAGCATCCGGTACTGGAAATATGAAGTTCATGATGAACGGGGCTTTGACCCTTGGAACATTGGACGGGGCTAATATTGAGATTCTTGAGCAAGTAGGGAAAGAGAATATCTTTATATTTGGATTAACGGCGGATGAAGTAATGAAATATCAGCATCACGGTGGATACTATGCCATGGAGTATTTCCACTATGATACCCGCATTAAGAAGGTGTTGAATCAATTGATTGATGATACACTTCCAGACGCAGGTGACCATTTTGAAACCATCTATGACTCCTTACTGACCGAGAATGATCAATTCTTTGTTCTGAGGGATTTCGATTCCTATGTAAGGGCTCACGAGCAAGCAGGAAAAGCGTACGAAAATAAAGAGCATTGGTCACGAATGTGCTTGCAGAACATTGCAAACTCCGGCTATTTCTCAAGTGACCGGACGATTGAACAGTATGCGAAAGACATCTGGGGCATTTCACAGGGCAGTTTAATAAAGTAA
- a CDS encoding isochorismate synthase has product MVTIHKTNIEKAYDTAKMKAKQLHHPVLLSIVEEVDAVDPLSFYYGGSSFVGERFLWKDRDHTISLVGIGAAHILSTNEIEERFFTVENEWKRLIVESVVVTGEEIAGTGPLLFGGFSFDPLKSIGEEWRQFSNGTFQLPMFMLTKPGKTNYLTVNFICHPDEEESLFYDCIRIKDELLANARMPIIPEQPQWLQNRDMKPEEWKDSVQNVVNRLKQGEMDKVVLARKCEVSFDTQVSSDFVLDNLWKQQPDSFVFSFEREDSCFIGATPERLVKKSGEEILSTCLAGSIARGESLESDEKLGEELLLDEKNRYEHQLVVESIQDALTPFCETLTIPSSPQLMKLKDIQHLYTPVIGQASEHTSLINLVEKLHPTPALGGVPRDKALHVIREEEAMDRGLYAGPVGWIDAYGNGEYAVALRSGLLQKDKAYLYAGCGIVADSQPESEFRETQMKFRPMLRALGGNIND; this is encoded by the coding sequence TTGGTTACCATTCATAAAACCAATATTGAAAAAGCATATGATACAGCCAAAATGAAGGCTAAACAATTACATCACCCCGTCCTTCTCAGCATAGTGGAGGAAGTCGATGCAGTCGATCCTCTTTCTTTTTATTATGGAGGAAGCTCTTTTGTTGGTGAGCGTTTTCTATGGAAGGACCGTGATCATACCATCTCGCTAGTAGGGATTGGAGCGGCTCATATATTGTCTACAAATGAGATTGAAGAACGATTTTTTACGGTTGAGAATGAGTGGAAGCGCTTAATTGTAGAGTCTGTCGTTGTCACTGGGGAAGAAATTGCAGGCACAGGACCTTTGTTATTTGGCGGCTTTAGCTTTGATCCGCTTAAATCTATCGGAGAAGAGTGGAGGCAATTCTCGAACGGTACGTTTCAATTACCTATGTTTATGCTGACAAAGCCGGGAAAAACCAATTATTTAACGGTGAATTTCATTTGTCATCCGGATGAGGAAGAATCATTATTCTATGATTGCATAAGAATCAAGGATGAACTTCTTGCCAATGCAAGGATGCCTATTATTCCTGAACAGCCCCAATGGCTGCAAAATAGGGATATGAAGCCTGAAGAATGGAAGGATTCTGTTCAAAATGTGGTGAATCGTTTAAAGCAGGGTGAAATGGATAAGGTAGTGCTTGCCAGAAAATGTGAAGTGTCGTTTGATACCCAAGTGTCATCTGATTTTGTATTGGATAATTTGTGGAAGCAGCAGCCGGACAGCTTTGTCTTCAGCTTTGAGAGGGAAGATAGCTGCTTTATCGGAGCTACGCCCGAACGCCTCGTGAAGAAATCGGGAGAAGAAATTCTTTCCACCTGTTTAGCAGGATCGATTGCCCGCGGGGAATCGTTGGAAAGTGATGAGAAGCTGGGCGAAGAGCTCCTGCTGGATGAAAAGAACCGTTATGAGCACCAGCTCGTGGTGGAGAGCATTCAAGACGCTCTTACACCTTTTTGTGAAACATTGACGATTCCGTCTTCGCCTCAACTGATGAAGCTGAAAGACATTCAGCATTTATATACTCCTGTCATTGGACAGGCGTCTGAACATACATCTCTTATCAATCTGGTGGAAAAATTACATCCAACCCCTGCATTAGGCGGGGTACCAAGGGATAAGGCATTGCATGTGATCAGAGAAGAGGAAGCTATGGATCGTGGTTTGTATGCGGGTCCTGTCGGCTGGATCGATGCCTATGGAAATGGTGAGTATGCCGTTGCCCTTCGATCAGGTCTACTTCAGAAGGATAAGGCTTATTTATATGCAGGGTGCGGAATAGTGGCAGATTCTCAGCCGGAAAGTGAATTTAGAGAAACACAAATGAAATTTCGACCGATGCTAAGGGCATTAGGGGGAAACATAAATGATTGA
- the menB gene encoding 1,4-dihydroxy-2-naphthoyl-CoA synthase: MAFEWVSERNYEDILYETYNGIAKITINRPEVRNAFRPKTVMELIDAFAYARDDSKVGVIVLTGAGEKAFCSGGDQRVRGHGGYVGEDEIPRLNVLDLQRLIRVIPKPVIAMVAGYAIGGGHVLHVVCDITIAADNAIFGQTGPKVGSFDAGYGAGYLARIVGHKKAKEIWYLCRQYNAQEALEMGLVNTVVPYEQLEAETVQWASEMLEKSPTALRFLKASFNADTDGLAGLQQLAGDATLLYYTTEEAKEGRDAFKEKRKPDFGQFPRFP, encoded by the coding sequence ATGGCTTTTGAATGGGTTTCAGAAAGAAACTACGAAGATATTTTGTACGAAACATATAATGGAATTGCAAAGATCACGATCAATCGACCAGAAGTTCGCAACGCTTTTCGTCCTAAAACTGTAATGGAATTAATCGATGCATTTGCTTATGCACGTGATGATTCTAAGGTTGGTGTCATCGTTTTAACAGGTGCCGGTGAGAAGGCATTCTGTTCGGGCGGAGACCAAAGAGTGCGCGGACATGGCGGTTACGTCGGGGAAGATGAAATTCCACGATTGAATGTATTGGATTTACAACGTCTGATCCGCGTGATCCCTAAGCCAGTCATTGCAATGGTAGCAGGTTATGCCATCGGAGGAGGACACGTCCTTCACGTAGTGTGTGATATTACAATTGCTGCTGACAACGCGATCTTCGGACAAACAGGTCCTAAAGTAGGAAGCTTTGATGCCGGATACGGTGCAGGATATCTTGCACGCATCGTCGGTCATAAGAAAGCGAAAGAAATCTGGTACCTATGCCGTCAGTACAACGCACAGGAAGCGCTTGAAATGGGACTTGTCAATACAGTTGTTCCATATGAGCAGCTTGAAGCGGAAACAGTTCAGTGGGCTTCAGAGATGCTTGAAAAAAGTCCGACTGCCCTTCGTTTCTTAAAGGCTTCATTCAACGCAGATACAGATGGATTGGCAGGTCTGCAGCAGCTTGCAGGTGACGCTACCCTTCTATACTACACAACGGAAGAAGCCAAAGAAGGTCGCGACGCATTCAAAGAAAAGCGTAAACCGGACTTTGGACAATTCCCTCGTTTCCCTTGA